In Salmo trutta unplaced genomic scaffold, fSalTru1.1, whole genome shotgun sequence, a single window of DNA contains:
- the LOC115180691 gene encoding beta-1,3-galactosyl-O-glycosyl-glycoprotein beta-1,6-N-acetylglucosaminyltransferase 3-like, with product MASVRLSRSQRFFTNLSLILLGGSVSLLLWAALRHPPGSDRSRLPALDLLPLDYAADLPACTAIIQGDLEGLERKQLSLLLKTMKKQQLLSEEFYHNVTQDCLRYVTGREFITVPLSQEEEEFPIAYSMVIHHKIEMFERLLRAVYTPQNVYCVHIDQKSSEDFRTAVRAIVSCLPNVFVASKLESVVYASWSRVQADLNCMEDLLKSPVQWRYLINTCGTDFPIKTNAEMVQALKLQNGRNSMESETTDDYKNSRWQFHHKITSNMVVKTNVRKSPPPISTPMFSGNAYFLVSRAFVRHVMESQEVRVLLEWEKDTYSPDEHLWATLQRMSSVPGSNPPHIKYHESDMNAIARIVKWRSLEGDVRNGAPYPPCSGDYRRSICVYGAGDLRWLLKHHHLIANKFDPEVDDVAIRCLESYLRFKAAYRVSRRTVESDRILQKL from the coding sequence ATGGCTTCTGTTCGGTTGTCCAGGTCTCAGAGATTCTTCACGAACTTATCTCTGATCCTCCTGGGTGGATCCGTCTCTCTGCTCCTGTGGGCCGCTCTCAGACACCCGCCGGGCTCTGACAGGAGTCGTCTCCCCGCTCTGGACCTCCTGCCCCTGGACTACGCTGCCGACCTGCCGGCCTGCACAGCCATCATCCAGGGAGACCTGGAGGGTCTGGAGAGGAAGCAGCTCAGCCTCCTGCTGAAGACTATGAAGAAACAGCAGCTGCTGTCAGAGGAGTTCTACCACAACGTGACTCAGGACTGTCTGAGGTACGTTACAGGAAGAGAGTTCATCACCGTTCCTCTcagtcaggaggaggaggagttccCCATCGCCTACTCCATGGTCATCCACCACAAGATTGAGATGTTTGAGCGGCTCCTACGTGCCGTGTACACTCCTCAGAACGTGTACTGCGTCCACATCGATCAGAAGTCATCCGAGGACTTCAGGACGGCAGTGAGGGCTATCGTGTCCTGTCTGCCTAATGTGTTTGTGGCCAGTAAGTTAGAGAGTGTGGTATACGCCTCCTGGTCCAGAGTGCAGGCTGATCTGAACTGTATGGAGGATCTCCTGAAGTCACCTGTCCAGTGGAGGTACCTCATCAACACCTGTGGAACAGACTTCCCCATTAAGACCAACGCTGAGATGGTTCAGGCCCTCAAGCTGCAGAACGGGAGAAACAGCATGGAGTCAGAGACCACCGACGACTATAAAAACAGCAGATGGCAGTTTCACCACAAAATCACCAGCAACATGGTGGTCAAGACGAACGTTAGGAAGAGCCCTCCTCCAATCAGCACCCCCATGTTCTCTGGCAACGCCTACTTCCTGGTGTCCAGGGCCTTCGTCCGTCACGTGATGGAGTCTCAGGAGGTCCGGGTGCTGTTGGAGTGGGAGAAGGACACCTACAGTCCTGATGAACACCTGTGGGCCACTCTGCAGCGCATGTCCTCTGTGCCAGGATCCAACCCTCCCCACATCAAGTACCATGAATCAGACATGAACGCCATCGCTCGCATCGTGAAGTGGCGTTCCCTGGAAGGAGATGTGAGGAACGGAGCCCCATACCCACCCTGCTCGGGTGACTACAGGAGGTCCATTTGTGTCTACGGTGCTGGAGATCTCCGGTGGCTCCTAAAACATCACCACCTCATCGCTAACAAGTTTGACCCTGAGGTGGATGATGTGGCCATCAGGTGTCTGGAGTCGTACCTGCGCTTCAAAGCTGCATACCGTGTTTCACGAAGGACAGTGGAATCTGACAGGATCTTACAAAAACTATGA
- the LOC115180690 gene encoding ELKS/Rab6-interacting/CAST family member 1-like yields the protein MTVQALQDELRTQRDLNHLFQQDCSGGRPGEPLSFEPTEENFHRLQGEHQRQAKELFLLRKTLEEMELRIDSQKQTLGARDQSIKKLLEMLQSKGLSAKASEEDHERTRRLAEAEMHIHHLDSLLEQKDKETNALREVRVCVRVWGRGGEKERAKQRRGGEIIHS from the exons ATGACAGTGCAGGCCCTGCAGGATGAGTTGAGGACCCAGAGAGATCTGAATCACTTGTTCCAGCAGGACTGTAGTGGAGGGAGACCTGGAGAACCTCTGTCATTTGAACCCACAGAGGAGAACTTCCACAGGCTCCAAGGTGAACACCAGCGACAG GCCAAAGAGTTGTTCCTCCTGAGGAAGACGTTGGAGGAGATGGAGTTGAGGATCGACAGTCAGAAACAGACCCTGGGGGCCAGAGACCAGTCTATCAAGAAACTACTGGAGATGCTGCAGAGCAAAG GTCTGTCAGCCAAGGCCTCAGAGGAGGACCATGAGAGGACCAGGAGACTAGCTGAGGCTGAGATGCACATCCACCACCTAGACAGTCTACTGGAACAGAAAGACAAGGAGACCAACGCCCTACGAgaggtgagggtgtgtgtgagggtatgggggagagggggagagaaggagagagcgaaacagaggaggggaggggaaataATTCATTCATAA